Proteins from a single region of Sediminitomix flava:
- the rpmG gene encoding 50S ribosomal protein L33, which produces MAKKGNRVQVILECTEHKATGMPGTSRYITTKNRKNHPERLELKKFNPVLKKYTVHREIK; this is translated from the coding sequence ATGGCAAAAAAAGGAAATAGAGTTCAAGTAATTCTTGAGTGCACTGAGCACAAAGCAACAGGAATGCCTGGTACTTCTAGATATATCACTACGAAGAACAGAAAAAATCATCCTGAAAGATTGGAGCTTAAAAAGTTCAATCCAGTTTTAAAGAAATATACAGTTCACAGAGAAATTAAGTAA
- a CDS encoding DUF4295 domain-containing protein, which produces MAKKVVATLKKEGGVKFAKVIKAVRSPKTGAYSFKEEIVPEDQVKAVLAK; this is translated from the coding sequence ATGGCTAAGAAAGTAGTTGCAACTCTGAAGAAAGAAGGTGGTGTAAAGTTTGCTAAAGTGATCAAAGCAGTTCGCTCACCAAAAACTGGAGCTTATTCTTTCAAAGAAGAAATCGTACCAGAAGACCAAGTTAAAGCGGTCTTGGCGAAATAA